The sequence below is a genomic window from Lycium ferocissimum isolate CSIRO_LF1 chromosome 9, AGI_CSIRO_Lferr_CH_V1, whole genome shotgun sequence.
GATTCGATATCTCCGCTAGATTGCGAACCCGCGTCTATCCTGCATTCAATTCTCTCCCTCTCTTGAACACATCTGAACAAATGCAAGGAGAAGAGAGGGCTACTGTTGCATTTTTTTGCTCGTCTTAAGATTACTAAccgtttttattttcttgtttgtgAATGTTTATTTGATTCGCTGAAGTTTATCGACCCTAGAATACCTAAACTTAAGAGGGGTAGTTGACATAGGGGAGAAACTAGTAGTTAactttttattcttcttattttagAATTACTTTTCTTTGAAACATTCAAGTgttacttatttttcttttcttgtcacCATAAGCTTTGCAAAGAGAAAGATATGatacaatttatttatttttaccaGAATAACTGATTTTTCAGAACTTGAGCATATATCTTTGAATTGAGAGGACAAACTTTCCTTTATGGGTAAAAGTTGAAATGCCACTGATACGTAAATGTGGGCTCAAGCATATTTTTTTCACAAACAATTCTTCAAGTTTGGTATAGTTGTGCATGTTTTACAATTGAGCATAGGTAAAAAATGATTAGATGAAGCgctcatattttaaaaattaagttATCGAGTTTTGCTAAAATTAATCACTTGTAGTTTTTCTTTTAGTTCGGATAACATATGGTGAACGTTActtcctttttaaaaatataaccaACTGGAACTAACTTTGTTTTGCATTCAATGAAAGGAACCTTTTTTAGAACTAAGTTCTTTTAAGTTAAGTTCCAAAAGCTATTTAGATTAATATCTTCTTGAATTTCTTACAACCACAAACAAATGCCTTCAAGTTCTTttgataaattaaaaattagtgTTTTAGCTAATTTGATAATTTGATCTCCCTTTTAAATTGCAATGGCTTTACGTTCACTTCGTTTGGGAGTTTATAGTTAAAGTAAGCAATTTTTAAGCATTACTGTTTTTTAAAAGCTAATCCGCACCTAGTTAGAATAGacattttatttcttcaaactaTTTTAGTAATATATTTTAACCCTTTtgattaacctaagtttggtcggtAACCGTAATTCACGGATTCTAAtggatgcctaacaccttcccattaggatatttagaacccttacctagaatttatTAGGCTCGTAAGACCTTAAAAAGTAGAGTTTAGTTTAGCTTTATCTTAGTTAAatattaggtgtcctaattcaccattaaaataattaggtggcgactccttaagtcaaataattaggaatcaccaatatgttgtactttccgctttgacccggttaaaatgggatataacacttcctcttaaccattttaaaaaataaaacaaaataaattaacaCAATACACATCACATGTCTATGATTATTATAATACGGCACCTGTTACAATTTATCGTTTCAAAAAGCATTGGTATTGACTATTCAATATGTTCAAGCATAGCTTATTGAAAAGTTACTCGAGTCCATCCATTGAAACTGCTCTTTGTACACCAGAAGCCAATTATAAGAATAAATTCTTgataagaaaaatcaaatgtatGTATTTTTACACTCTAGCATTGAATGAATGAACCCTAAATGAAGTCATTACAATCACAAAAGAAAAGGCAGTTCAATCAAGCCGAAAACAAAATCCCTCGATGGTTTATACTGCTAAGGCATAGAGCAGTGCAACGGCAGCTCCTACAGCAATTGTCCAGAGATGTATGGTTTGAGACAAAGTATTAGCACCATTCCCATTGCATTGGTCATTAGAACCACTGAAGCATCCAGGTCTCATAACCTTAGGCTCTCCTCCGCCCGTGGTAAAGCTGCTCTTCGGTTTGCCATTGCTGAAGAGTACACACCAGAAATAGGGGCCACCACCATCGGAGCCACTCACGGCAGCACCAACCTCAGTGTGATTCTTGCTGTAGAGAATATCCAAACTCTTGCTATTTCTTATAAGAATATCGTTGAATGCTTCAGAAGGTTCGGCATACTTGGATTGGCATGCGAGAAATCTTCCAGTTATTTGAGCAAGCGATGACGCCTGCACACCACAGTTAGGGGCAAAAGTTTCGGCGAATTCAGATTCAGCAGGTTTCTTGCCATCTGACCCTCCAACTACACTACAATCACCTTGGTATGCTTTTATATATTGCAGAGCCAAGCATGCCAAGCCAGGGTTGCTGTATAAGGAGGATAATTTATTTGCAGTCCTGTTACTATTAAGGGCAGAGACCAGCTGATCAGCAGGATTATCAGTTACCTTAGCTGTATATTTATCAAGAAAACAGATGTCTTAGAGGTTGATCATAAGGGAAATAATAGTGAATCAAGATCGAGAAGCTATCTTCTCGAAGGAATACAAATTGGGAATGACAAGGGTCAATTACATCTAACCTAAGGGGCTTGAGATACATGTCGGTATGGTTTTGATATTTGGAAGTACAAGCAATTAAGTATCTAAGACTAACTAAAGGAAGTAGAGCCAGAAGGAGAGTAAACATCATTTAGGCTGTGACGTTAATTCTAGCACATTAGGAAAAAATTATCAACAGCAACGTTATTATCAAGAAAGTTATAAGAAGAAAAGGCGAAGATACAAAATTAGGATCCAACATGATTTCCGAAGGCATAAACTAAAGCATCTAGAGCACTGTCCTTCCATTTAGTATCTTCTGAAGCACAAGCAGGTGCAATGTCATCACCAAAGGCAATGGAGATAAAACCATTAGGGAATACAAGTGTATGTACAGAAGAGAGCACGTTAAGCACCTCAGAAGAACATCTTGTTTTTAAGTTAAAGACGTGAGATCTCTCTCTACCTACTGCTCATTTACTTTCTAAAGTTTCCCCTTATCCTGATTTCCAAAGTTCCTGCTCTTCCCCTGCTCCTTTTTGTTGCATTACTGCTAATTTATGTTGCTTATTCTAAACCTGCCCCCACTGGACCTCCTCTACCTTCTTTACTTCTTTTTATATACTGAATAAATGCAATTGTATGTCCATTCTTTTCTAGACTGCGGAAACACCACCAGTGGATAATGATGATACTGATTACTCATCCCTTCAAGCAGGATATGTCTGTAAAACTATATTTAGTTATTTGATGAAATTCTAACAGAGGCAAACATTGACATGCCACTTTCCATTGGTGACAGATTACTGTTATTCCCCTTTCCACCTTATATCATGCAGATATAGATGGTGTTGCATTCTTCAAAAAATGGCTGCCTGGTGTCTGCAAATGCTTCTCATCCTCTATTTGTTAATGCGGTGAGTTATCCGTTTGACTATTGACGTTGTTGTTCCATGTTCTATATGGCCCTATTAAACTACTCAAAACATTTTACAAAAACAAGGATGACCCTATTGAACCAACAAGAGGACTTGTAGCCTAGAATTTGCAAACTGACTACATAGTTTCTTGTCAGTGCCATAGAAAGGCAAGAATCACACAGAATCCAAGGttctagcttttttttttttttttttttttttggataaaggAAGAGATTATCATTGCATGGCCATCAGGAAGATGCCAAACTACAAAAAGGTGTAACCAGTTAGCTCTAGTACAGAAGGGCAGAAAACAGTTCACTGGTACAAGTAGTCTAACCTAAAGCTAAGGAGCtaacaaaatcaaaaacatGTCAATGCTATTAACAGGTGAAAGAAAATTCCAACTGAACAAATTAACTAAGCATTTAGTCTTCAGAGAGTGGATAGGACTTATATTCTGTCAAAGCATTTGCGATTCCTTTCATTCTAGATAACCCAAAAATTTCTATCAAAGCATTTGCGATTCCTTTCATTCTAGCTAACCCAAAAAATGACTGCTGGGATCATCCTCCAGACTTTCATGATGGCTTTGTCAACTCTCCAAAAGATTCAAAGGTTCTATTATTAAGATATACATTTGATAATTTCCTAATTGTACAAATAACCTATTTCAACTCCTTCACCTCCCAAGGAAAATCTCAAATTGCCGAAGCACAACTTTGCACACTACTACTTAATGTTTTTTGGGGTTACAACATACCATTGCACggtgggaaatgatcaatattgaGCAACCAAATGATATCATTTAACAAAGTCTCCAAAAGTAGATCTACCTCAGGAACTATGCACTTACAGTCCTATTTGCATGAGCCTAAATCGTTCAATGCTGAAATTACTCAGCATATTAAGtttattcaacaaaaaatacaCCAGAACATGTTGTTGGCAAGTCTAAGAATATAGTAAATAGTTATACAAGGATATTTCACTGAAGGATCTGCAGAATAAAGCTATTATACTTCCTTGCAACTCAGTCCTTGAGGAGATCCAACGGTAAGATGGGCCCAAAAAATAGTGGAACACATTCACCATTACTTAATTGGATAAACAGAGAGTAGAAACAAACACTGCAAGATCCTTATCAGAAACCTTCAGTAAAGCATCACTCAGCAGAtaatcaagaaactatattaattcAAGTAACAATGAGAAAACCCAAACTCACTTGAAATATCAGATCACAAACACATATGTCTCTAACTAAACAACTGATGCTACCTAAATAGTTGAGTAACAACACAGATTAGCAACATTCATTCAAagatggttaaaaaaaaaaaaagaagaagaagaataattaCTCTGAACTTTAGAAGCAGAAGCTGAGATGAAGAAAATGCAGAGAAGAAGAAACCATTGAACCATTgccatttcttttctttgaagaTGTCGGTGTACGGTGAAGCTAGCTGTTAAGCAGAGGGAAAAAAACAGCTCTCTGTTTGTAATGTATACTTCGATCTGATGCTTTATAAAATCCACATCATACTTTAACTTAATTATTGTAAAGTCACCGACCGAAATTTCATTTTCAACTgataataagtaaataaactGTATGGATAATGACCAAACTACCCTTCGCAAAGTACGGGTTTTTATCTCTTGTCTAGTTTGGTTCAGTTGGATGTTTATCTGCACTTCTTGAACTGTGTAAAAGAGGTTTATAACCACCAAAAAGGGAAATAAAGATCCTCAacattttcagaaaaaagaaaaaaaattcagcaATTCTTTATTAAGTCTGTGATTTATGGCACTAGGAGTAGTAATTTTTCAagacaataaataaaaaaaaaaatctagacaTGAAGGATATATGCAAATTATGGTACTAGTACTATCTGCTAAGGTTGTCCTaaattttttaacttatttggatTCTACaccataattgtgttttactcaaaaaatattaatttggtGGAAAAGATTATTTTAGTAGAAAAGGACTCTTCCATGTATatcctttttcttgaaggaGAAGTTTCAAAAATCTATAAATAAAAGATCTTTCTTCTCAtacaaaaagacaaaaaaaaaaaaaaaaaaaaaaaacagcattAGTCGTTTAACGAGTCTTATTTAGGGAAAGATTATTCTCTTCATAGGTTTAtgttttttatattagttttctcATATATGTAGGTCAATTGATCAAACCATATAAGAATATTATGCTAATTTTAGTATAGTTTTTATCGTCTAATTTATCATCGTTCAAGTTTTTGGAGTTATAAACTTCCGCATGATGTCCTGTTATTTCGATCTCATCAACTTGAACTACTATATATGTTAATGAAGATGTAGACAATCACTTCACCTAAAGTTCCATTCTAAACTGCATTATTGACGTATTAATTTATTCTATTCATTTGAAATGCAAACTACTCTTATAGCTTATGGTACGTTAATTTGTAAAGATCAACTAGCTCCTTAAATTAAAGAAGTTCTCTCACACCATATATCTACCTATATCTAATAGGAGAGGTTAACAATGTTGGGATGAGAAATCATCACCATAAAATCtagttttaaataaataaaaaatgcaaaaaaaaaaaaaaaaaaaaaactgcaaaaaAATTACAGAAACTGTTTGAGAGAAAATGAAATTGCTACTGATAGAAACTGCTTTGTGTTTTATCTCATTTATATGTTTTTCCCCGTTTTTTCTTCTCCAACTTTCATTAAACTTCCATGTCACGTTCATTAAACTTCTTCTTCATGTTATAGAAGATATAGACAATTGGTTTCATCTGACAAGGTATATTTACCATCTTGTTCATTACACTTCAAGGTTTGAAAAACAAATTGTTTGTTGTATTTTGCTTAATTTGAACTCTTTCGCTTAAACTTTAAATTTCCTTTGTTCCATCTTATATGTGCgaaagtttaaaaaatttatacatattaaaatcattATAACTTATGAtttaatatttctatgtttGAGGATGTCGTAAAAGATAaagcactactaaaaaaaatagtgaacttcaaccaaaattTTTGACCTCACACGGTCGAAAAAGGCCAATTTTCGACCTCAAGGCACAGTCGCTAACCGCtaagtcgattttttttttcgacatcACGTGGTTGAAAATTTT
It includes:
- the LOC132029558 gene encoding uncharacterized protein LOC132029558; this translates as MAMVQWFLLLCIFFISASASKVQTKVTDNPADQLVSALNSNRTANKLSSLYSNPGLACLALQYIKAYQGDCSVVGGSDGKKPAESEFAETFAPNCGVQASSLAQITGRFLACQSKYAEPSEAFNDILIRNSKSLDILYSKNHTEVGAAVSGSDGGGPYFWCVLFSNGKPKSSFTTGGGEPKVMRPGCFSGSNDQCNGNGANTLSQTIHLWTIAVGAAVALLYALAV